GGATTCTTTTCAAGATATTTGATGAACTTTACATTTTTGAGGTGTCTCACAACTAACAATGAAACTAACCTATTGACATGCCCAAGAACCTATTGATTTCCCCAAGACTTCACGACTTTATACAATTAACTAGTTAAATTCGTATGGGCCACTTATCCCTCATATATGGGTTTTCAAaataggcccattacaatagaaaacataaaattcCCAGTCCATGACCCATATAACCTATTAAGCTACTTATTTCACCCATTAGACGAGGATGTTGGCTTGTTCTGGCATGAATAATTGTGTTAATGTTCTGAAAAATTCCATTAATGAGGTCATCCCTTTGCTCATAGATAACTCAAGGATCGAACCCCACTCTCAACTTCGTTGTAGAAATAATGAAATATAGagtaaaacctttttttttttttgagtctcCTCTATCTCAACTAACAGGTCATcttttatacttttatttgtCTCTTGTGCTAAATTGTCTGGTACTATAAATACTTTTCACACTCCTTTATCACTCTTTGTAACAGATAATTTTACAAGGGGTTGTTTTCAACAGAGTAGCATCTCTTGACTGTTTAGAGTTCTCTGATTAAGATGAGAATATTGGTTATTATTTTTTACTTGTTGCCGTTTCTTGTCTCTTTAGTTTCAGTCAGCTATTGTTTTATTGAAGGTTAGGGGTCTTTGCCATTTGGCCAATGGGGGTGTAGGTATTGATTTATGACCCTGGCGTTCGTTGTGGGATACTGTGTGTTGTAAACTTTACAGTTGACTAATTCTTGAATCAATGACTGGTGTTGTGAATGATGGAAGCTTCCTGATGGTACTGGGACCATGAGAAGATGGTTATCACTTGGTCTGTTACAATGTTTGTGTGGGTGTTTGTGACCTGTGGTTTTTGAGTGGTCACTGAATCAATGGTAGTGATGTGAATAATGTCCttgtttttttggataagaTAGTAAAATTGCAAAAACTCTATAGAGGAGggccttttctcttttcttcaattttgttCCTCCCTGCTGTCTGTCCTGTGATCAAAGCTGTGCGTTCTCCTTTTAaagtgagggagagagatgaATCATTTTTATTGTTTCAAAAGCTACATTGGGTGTGGACTGTTATGGCATGCTGCTTGGCAGTTTTTCAGCCCGACTCTCTGAACTGTCTGAATGGTCTGAATCTAAACGAATTAAGTTACACATTATATTTAAAATTTGGGAAAAGTAATGCTAACCGTTGCTGTGCCTGGTTGtgtacctgcacccagacacagcccAGCACGAAAAGACCGGTGCTGCCCTTGgtcctttccacctttccaggGGGCAGCACGCACtgggctgtgtctgggcgcaggtacaCGCCCAAGCATAGCACcagttagtgttctttctcccttaaacGGTGAATAAAGCAAATCAGAGCACATGTGATGGTTGAATCATTAGTTTGCACGAGTGTTGTACTGTTGTTAAAAGTGATGATGCACGAAACAGCTGGGTTGACCTGCCGGGCGCTTTTGGCATATCAGATGCCATTTGGCATCTGATATAACATCAAACGTTTGGTGCTGCCAACCAACATACTGGGCGTCCTGGACAGCATCAACAATTCCTTGGGAACATGATTTCGGACTATCAAATTATTCATACCACACAATGCTGCATCTTTCCTTGGATATTATGATTATTTTGTATACATGTAACATACCCCATGGCCTGGTGTCAAACCCATGGGTTTAGGGAGCAGGATCTCAGGCGTATCAGCTGGGTCAACTGAGATCGCCTGTCACATATCTGAGTTTTAAGGATGTACAGGGATGCAACATTACCTTGTTTACACCTGTTTTGACATAACTTGGTCGATCTGGGCCAACACTTGCTTAAGTTGACTGGGAATCGGATCTGGATCAGCAGTGGCCTATCCGATCCCCAAATCCAAGCATCCTTTGTCGGAATCTGGTTTAGAAATTTGGatgatctctttctttttgatcTGGCTCTCTATTGACCAGTCAGCATTCCCGAGAGGATCTCCAGTCCTCAGAGTGTTAGGTGAACACTGATGGTGCAGACTGCAGTTGGACCACTCACTCCAAGAGTCCATTAGAATATTTTGTATGTTTCTTGTGATTTTGTTTCCTGCAACGTCACTTGTTTTTTTCAGTTTGATCGCCTACAGACATGTATTTTTCTGACCATTTCTTTCTTGTGCTTGTAGGCATTACCAAGTACTTTTATCAAGGAAttccttcccaaaaaaaatcaggAAATGATTTTGTGGGACTTAGATGATAAGGCATGGCCTGTGAAATATGTTTATGCCGATAAACCATACTTGAGAGGTGGATTTAGTGCTGGTTGGGCCAAATTTTCGATGGCTAACAATCTCGAACTGTCCGATGTTTGTGTGTTTGAGCTTATCAAGGCAAAAGAAATGAGAGTTCATATTTTCAGGGTGGTAGAAGAGGTCACTCCACCAATCAAGGCTTAAAATGACAAAGGCTGTCGAACTTCTTGGTTTTATATTTTGATGCAAGAAAATCAGTCAAGTGAATCAGGGGAAGAAAACTGTCTCAATTTACTATCAGGAATTCCAATCTTAGGCAGCCCAGAAGAATCTATCTTCGGCACTGTGCAACAAAATTGGCCTCtactcttttattttgttgtacTGGCATCAACGTTAATCTGAGACTGGAGGGACATCACTGTATCTTCACTCTTAAAGCTCAATTTTGATAATGTTCCTTGGAAACCCAGCTTCTTCAGGCACAGAGGTGCGTTTATATACTGCAATTCGCATGTGGTTACATTTGTCGGTGTTACTTGGTTTTATCAGAACCGTTACCTTTGAGGCAGGGTTATGATTTTTCTCTGACATACTGCGTATAAAATGTGAAAGGTTTTTACTGACTATACCTGGAGATTATCTGACATAGTGAAGGTAGAGCTTTGGCATTTCCAATAACTAGATGCTCCGTAAGATTAACACCTGGTAATCTATAGCCAATGGAGCTTCACTAAGTGTGGTGTGCTAGAGGATTTCTTTGTATACTGTACCCTTGAGATTTTTTCTCTGTTCTCTGTTACTCTTTAATGTTGTTGtgtgttgttgttgatgatagTGATAATGATCGTACAATTATCTAGTGTTCTTTGTATgatgtttttgtttattaaataaaaatgaactaACAAATTTAACATGAGGTTAGTACCAAATAGATTGGAGCTACTTTATTCCACaaacacaacccccccccccccaccccaccccaaaaaaaaaaaagaaaaaagaaaaaagatgataATTATCATGCTACAGTTATTTGTCAGCACCCGAATTTTGTAGACTTCTCCACATGGATTATCTAATCATGAATTGATTCTCAGCGAAGTGAGTATTTTCTGCTCAGTTCCTAGAATGTGTACAGGAGGAAGCTACATAAATATGCTGCCTAAGTCACCCACTTTTGCTTTTAGCACAAAATCTAGAATTAGGAGTTTATCCAAATGTTCCCAAAAGATACAGACATTTCATGAAGTTAGAAGTAGATGTGTCCATGAAACTACCTTTAAAAAGTTGATTCAACAATGGGGTTTCTCACCTTGGAATTACATGAAAAAACTTTTCAAGGGGATAGTGTCGAGAGGGGCCTGTTTGCAACATGTTTGTTGATATTGTTCTTAATTTTTAAGTGCTCTACCATTATGATGCTGAGAACGATCTTCCTAACTTGATCAAATAACTCTAGCTCTTCTTGGCCTCTTGCCATTCCCCGGAAGAGTTGAAAGAGTAAATCCAACCTTTATTCTAGGGCTACCTCAAATACAAAATCTTTGTTCCTGTGCTGATTATCAAAACCATCTAGAGCCTGAATGCTTGTTGGAGGCGGAACAACACCTTTCTTCCTTGcaattctattttaaaaaaaaaaacaaaatttaaacttctttgagggattttcttattgatatttgctaaataatttgtaatctaaTTTTTTTACTCTTCTAGAgtcacactttttttttcttctaacgAGGGTAAATATTagcatttcacatgtgtattaaaaaaatatgcaagACAATGATAACTTTTGATAGTGACAGAATAATAAATCACTTCTCAAATTATTTTTGTACTTATCTTAaaaaacttttgggaataagaaaaGTAGAAATTAAAAGGAGACCGACTCATGGCCAGACAGActaggtgcctaacaccttcccaatTCCACAACCTTGAACTTACCTAGAGATTTGGGCTGAGGGGACATTTATGGGACATAGACCCTTCTCCCGGTGATGACTCCTTAATCCCTTTTACCCCTCAGGCTGCATAGTTAGAAACCTTCTCACTCATGTGGCACACATTTAACCCTGTGTACCTGCACCAGCATGGAAATCGTTTAtccttaaaataaagaaggatttcacataaaaaaaaaaaggatttaatTGTTagagagattttcttattgacactccttaaggtgtcaaataattttgtaaccttattttttttacccttttagtataaTATACAAATCTTCAATGAGGACAATATTGTCATTTTAAATGTGCATTCGAAAAGTGTGCATGAAAATGACACCTTTTAATAATAACatatcactttcaacttatttgtAAAAAATCTTTTATACATCTTAATGAACTTTTAAAAGTAAgattagaaacaattaaaagaaagtgtCATGTTCTAAACATACCAATgaaggtgtcatttagacactcCCACGGTTAAATCATTTGATGTTTTAGCCGTTTCTAATATAAAGatggggcactgttctctgtgccgcagcgcaggctgtgcccatgcacatgggggtgggcgcaatgaccaccctgtccccctgagtggcaagcccatgtgcctggacaTAGCCtccgctgcggcacaaagaacattctccctataaaGATAAGAATAATAATTCTATTCTAACTAAGAGGATATGTATAAAGTCAATGCCCGACTATACCCTATGCGTATATTGTCAACGGCCTTAAATGATGACGTTTGCATGACCATACCCACTTGTCTTGTAGATCCACATCCTCCAATGAGAGGATCACCCAATGAGtgtccaatgaggcatccaacagcTGAGGTGCTGCCATGCACACATTCGGATGCACACAAAGGCAGCATTCATGACAGCCCAACCGTTGAATGCCTCACTGGGCACTCGTTAGATAGGatgctcattggagaggataCAAATTACTTGCTATAGCCTTAAATGATGGTTTTAAAACATGGTATCGATATCTGTATCCACCAATATAAATAGTGATaaatggttttaggtatcagaAAATTAGTGGGGGAGACAGTAGAGTACCCTGCTCAGAAAACTCCTTTTTAAAATATTACTCTCCAAATGAGTATTTTGGACCTCAAATCTACTATTGAGGATATTTTCTGAAAGCAAATCGAACTTTAAAATTTGATCTTCCGCATCAAATAAACATGAGCAGTCCATCAAAAGTATTCACAATGATGTTGGTGACTTATCAGAGGAAAAGAATGTCCTCGAGAATGCCACATGGATTCCTAGGTCCAGAGATGATCGcaaatggaatctttttttcttctgttagTTCTTCACCACATCTAATAGAGGTCCATAAAAGACTTCAATTGAGGCACATCTTGTCTATCCACCTGGGGCACACACACACCctttaatcaaaattcaaaattgccttctcagaaaaaaaaaattctccaaaGTGAAATGCAAACATGAAGATTTCTAAAGGaaattagaaaaacaaaaacaggcAATAGGCATACACTGCCACTCAGCCACAATACTACATAGAAGCTCCGCAGAAGGAAAACTGTCAAAAATGTCTCAAGGCTACACCCAAAATACAAAATCATGTTCTGTCCTAACATCAAGAGCATAGAGGGCAAGCTCAAATCTTTTAAGTCCCAAAAAACtatgaataagaagaaaaaacatgTACCATCAAGCAAAAATGGGTTAATGGAACCAGTTTTCTCATCACTTGAAACACTTTGCATCCAATAGAGCCTCCCCCTCAAAAGGTTCCTGATCTTCAATCATCTGATTAACACGCTCCTTCTGGGCCTTGTCTGAGATGTCAACTTTCACCCACTCATAGAGCTCCATGTCGTAGCACTCGTCAAGAACAAATTGAGGTATGTCTTGTCCACGGAAGAGCCACAACCCCTTCACCTTGAATGGTGACTCTGAGCCAATAACCAGCATCTTGCCGAAAGCATATTTACGAGCCAGATCCATCCGTTGGAGGAAACCACCGACCTTGTTAAGGGTGACAAATGATACAGTGTTTTCATCATTGTATTTGTAATCACAAAACCAGAGAGAGTATCCCTCAGGGTCATACATGTCCCAGAAACCTGCAACAAACAGCAGGCAATATTAAATGAACTATTCAATGTTGAGGAAATATGGGCTCGGTTGGTGGAGAATGTGCATGCAAAGGATGTAAAGACCAAACAATTCTCAAATATCCCCACAGATTCCTTATATACCATCAAAACCAGCATGGGTTGACCAGTTGAACATCACCCTACCATGAATCCTAGCCGACTGACACATCCATCAAGGATCACAAGCCATGTATACATTTCAATCAGACCAAAAAAAAGCACTTAAAAGGAGTGGGCTAGTAGAACACGAGACCTCTTACAAAACATGGCTAAGTTACCACTTCAAAACTGACCCACAAGCTGTTTTAATGTTTACATTCAATTCTACATAGAGGAACCGCTCAGGAATGCATATACATAAGCACACCGACATGCACATGCACACAGAGAAGTAAAAAAATCAGGGTTTGGACCCTGTTCTAATGGGACTGGCACATCTGAGACCCAGACACCAAGACAGGTCAATGCCAGGTCACTTCTGATGACTATGAACACAACCTAGATATTGACTTTCCCAATGCCACAAAGAAACTAGACATCATTCAATACAAATACACCAGTTCTAGTACAAGAAGTGCAATTTTCATCAAAGTATTTGTCTATCTTGACGGAAATTCTTTTTGTGATTTATTTCCTACTAGCCTAGCTTCAATTTCCTAAGATACTACAGGTCATTTTATAGAACACAGGATGAAACTGAGGAAGTAGGAATTCTCAAAACAGAAAGCATTTGGCATGAAGAACTAATTTATAGCTATAATttcttttagggaaaaagaattttaGCTGGTCGCATGGttcctgcgcccagacacaggaacAGGTGAAATTACTGCCCCACCccatgtgaaataaaaaatcccatccatgtttATGCCCCTTCATGCaatctcattggcccccgtgctggtgcaggggctacacgaccaggcagcaatctcttgccctttttttaTATGTCAATTGTAGACTAGAACTGGAATTCAATTTCGACTTGGATGGGTTTTCAGCAATAAAATGATAACATTAATATCTGCTAAATAAATTGAAACACTCTTGgctataaaatatttaattttgaGACGGCAACTAAAATGTTTTTGAGCAGGTTTCACCAAACACCAAATCCAACACTCGCTAAATATTACTCAACACTAACCCATTACACCCCATTAAACAAatgcttaaattttttttgcaaGGTAGCAAAGGCATGGTGGGGAAGAACAGGACAGGACAGGGTGGAGCAAAGTGAGTACTCGAGGATTTTCAAAATACCACACCAAACCCTACCCTTTAAAAGTTCATACCACCAGTTCAACAATCACATTGCCAAACCCTAAGAACATGTGTGTTTTGGTAATTATTAAAAATTGTACCATGAATCCAATAATCTTTATATAAGCCGGATGTTTTATTATTAGGGTCATGAGTATATAAGACTACCAGTTGTTACAAGTCAGGTTGCATTATGGGATGGTGGAAAAGATAAAATTTGTAATACCTTCTTACTTCCTAATAATGATAAACTCTTTATTGTTCTAATGCAATGCTCATCCCGAACTACTGAAAATCCAGTGAGAGATAAGGTTGCGAAAGGATCGCAGGAAAAGGACAAAACCAGATTTTGAGAAAACTTGCCAATGCAGTTAAACTGATTTCCAGTGGCCTGATATTCATATCAACTAGTCTATTAGGCAAGTAGAATAACTCATCAAAGTTTGACAAAAATCCGACAGTTGGATTTAAAGATATTGAAGTATCCTACTGTTAGTATAAAACTGAAAACCCAGAAAATAGTATATTTGATGGGCAGGATCTAGGCACAATCATCAGGCTTGTCATGCCATTTCATGAAGAGATTAATTAAAGCTAAACACATTCACAGGGACTACCTTTAATGGCAACCTCACGGAAATTGGTCTTGGTGTTCGAGTAGAGCCTTTTCCAATCATCCAATATCATCTTACTGGGCGGCAAGAGATCAAGAGGAttctttggtttgggttttggtgCCTCTTCCTCCTTGGCATCATCAGGCTTTGCAGGTTCTTCCTTCAcctcttttttaatttcatttttgagcttAGGTTTTGCAGGCTCTTTCGGCTGAGAAGGCTTCTTTGCTGACTGAATTGGTGGAACAGCTTCTGTCTGCTTTACCTCACCCAATATCTTGTGGAAATTTGGCTGGTTAACCATTGTCCAGAAGTACCTCTCAACATGTGGAAACTCTGAGGTAAAGCTTTTAGTCATGGCAAAGAAGAATCCAAACCACAAGTTGCAGACCATGATGATGTCAGCAAGAGTTACAGAATGTCCAACTAAGTATGTGTTCGAAGCAAGGTGCATGTTCAAAGCACCTAGAGCTCTCTTCAAAGCAGAAATGGCAGTTTCCTCAACCTTTTTCAAGGAAACACATATGTCAGCAATTTACGCTTTTGAGAATGTGTACTTAAAGTTACAAGCCAACCAACACCTCTGAAAGAAAACTAAAGAGTAAAACTGACCGGGGGAAGATATGGCATAAGTCCAAATCGTGGGTATAACCAACGCCGAATATTGGAGTCAATTTCAGTTGTTGAAAAATCAATCCACTGCTCAATTTGAGCCTGGCAGAAACAGGTTAATGAGTTAAACATAAAATCTTTTACATTGGCAGGTAAAATGCACAGAAAACTTGAAACCCAATGAAGAAAATGTAAAATCATTAACTAGAACAAAGGcttcaaaacaaaatttctCACATAGTCAATCAGGGAAGAGCCATAAAGTGGGTTGTCACTCTTCAAACGAGTaactgaataaaaaaaaaatcagaattgagtTTCTCTAAAAATTAATGATTCAGAAAAAAGATGTGGCGATAGACTCTCACCATAGCGAGCTATGGCATTGCTCTCGAATACAGGACCATCAGGAGTTTCCAACACAGGAATCTGCACAACCACAAACATTTCCATTTAAACCACATCAAACACTACCCAAATAGATAATGACCTGTACATTTCCCAAAACTTGAACAGTGCAACTGTACCTTCCCCAGAGGGTTCATCTTAAGAAATTCAGGAGTTTTGTTGGAGACACCCATCTCAAAATTCTTGACCAGTTCAACCTGGATACCACTGTATTCTGCGGCAATGAGCGTCTTGAAGGCATTACTATTAGTGTTTCCAGAATGCAAGACCTGCAAGGAACATAAAACGTATTAGTTATCAATGGAAGTCCGTGAATGGGTAAAAATTTTTGAATTATGATTCTGAAATATGTTTCAAATTCGATAAGCGGTTCAAATCAATCATTGTAGATGCCCATCAAATATAATCTACTCTGCTCGCAGAGGTACTAAACTACTACACTCCTATTAGAACTTCTGAGACAGATCACATACAAAGTACATGAAATTCAGATGCTTGCAGAAGTACTACACTACTACACTCCTATTAGAACTTCGGAGACAGATCTCATACAAAGTACAAGAAATTCAGATGTTAGCCCGTGAATCCATGGAACTAAATGGGCCAATCAATCTAGCATGAAAGGCTTGAATCAAGGAATCATAAGACTGTAAAGAACAAAAATTCTGTGTCTCGCAAAGCAAAATACTAAATGTAAACCAGAACTAACAACATTAACCTGCAAAATCATTCGAAAATTCAGAGTTTAAGGGAGGAAATGGACAAAATCGGAGTACCCATTCCAGAAGAAGCCAAATAGACATTTCAAGTAAAGGGTATATAAGAAGAAATCTGAAACACTCACCAGAGCCATGGTTACCCTGCCGAAGGTAATCTAGAGCAGATCTGATGAGACAGAGACTCCGAATTAATTCGCAAAGCAGCACAAGTATAACatgaaatgaaggagaagagaaaacaagaagcagagagagagagagacggtaAGAGCGAGGaaggaaaacaacaaaagaagcCACTTACCTCGAGAAGAACAATCCCGTTCTTCACAGAACTCTAGTCTTGCAGAGTCGAACCAGAacgagtaagagagagagagctaacgTGTGCTTATGGGCGatttgggaaaagaaaaaattgattGTGTTTTAGGGTTGACGAGAAAGAGGGTGTGTTTTTGGGTgctaagaaaaggaaaaacataatGACAcaaaatatgataatgccatgATTTATTTACGtgccttttatttatttaatacaattttttttgaattttttcttttcttgacttcGAAACATTGTCTTAccaaaagagagatagagagaaagagagagttagTACGGTGTCAAAAATGAAATTAGAGTACCATCCCTGTGGTTTTAAATTATTACGTCTATCATTCTTGAAATTTCATTATTTCATACCTCTTTTTcgtattttgaaagattcttacaaatATAACCTTACCGTTAGATAAtaacagttaagtgatgatatcaTCATGCAAATATAATCTAAATATCCAAACTACCCCTGGATCCATGGAACATGTTCGTTAAGGCCTCGGTGGATGTTGGACGGTTGGAGTCAGCTACCCTCTTTAATGAAAGATAACAGTCATTGAATAGAATGATAACGTGGCTATCTTTTATTGGACCAGCTTATCTTTTTGATGCATTCGTCATGGGTGACTCCATCCATCAGTCATCCTCCAGCAAACATTCCCTCTTTCTGTTCTTAAATATCAGGAGTTTCTCGGGTGGCTATAAGACTTATGCAGCTCAGAAATTGCAATCCCAATCAGTCGGTATTAAAGACGAATCTGGCCCATTTTCTCAGGAGGATGCATTCGAATTAAAATAAGTGATGATGGGTTTGAGTATGGTTGATCAATTTGTTCCTTTGATCAAATTGAAGTCGAGTGGATTCTGCTCGGCTTAGAAAAGCTTAGCTCTTGGCTATATAAATGCCTATTCTGCTGTCCGTAAGGAGCAGAAGCAAAAATTTCTAGCTTaccaaaaagaacagaaaatggGTGCAAGCAAAACAGAGATGGATGGTAGTGAAGTAGCTCCTATACCTCTTCTCACTCCATACAAGATGGGAAAGTTTCAATTTTCTCACAGGTTTGTCACATTATCCATTCTGTCTTGTTTTACTTGGACTGCTTGAGCTTGGTTTTGCTTGAAATTTGAAGTTagtgttgtttttgttttctaattACCCAATTAAAGAAAATGAGGAAATTTCCATTCAAAGTCCTTTAAATCTTCTTTCTCTATAGCTCTCTGCCCTggccccccttttttttttttttcttcccctttctttgcTTATGAAGAACTAAGGTTATCCTCTGTTCTTACGTAGAGAAACTTGGGCTTTCCTTTACCAGATTAGAAAATTTAGGATATTTGTGTACTTTATGGCTTCAGACCTGTTAATTGAGTAGGTAGAAGATTCTtccttacccctctctctctccttaccAACTATTCTAGATGGATCATACATTCTTAACAGAATCCTGCCTGAAGCAGTCAACTTTCAGCTTAATTCTAAACATGAACTGTTTAAATTTCATTCATTTGCTAGAAAATGGCTCAGATCATATATATCAGACTTTTGCTGGAGCAAGGGTTTTCTTAAAAATCTGAGTTCCTGGAATATAAATCTTTGACACTTGATGCTATGTGTTTCAGTTTTTCATTATTGAGTTGAGATATATAGAGATCCttccaagaaaaaaattccTGCAGTAAAAAATTCTACTCGAGATATTTTGGAGATATGGTTGCTCATGCTTCCTAGTATCAGTTTAGTAGTGAGCCATGCTCAAATATTTCCAAATGTTGAACTGtattatttgatttattcttATTTCGAAAGTGACATTTTCTGTTCATCTATGTTACTTCTTTTTATTCATACTTTGTTGATTCAATCTTGTAAGCTTCAAAATGAAATCCACCATCTTAAATGCCTGCTGATTTATTATTATGAACTTTTCAGAGTGGTTTTGGCACCATTGACAAGACAGAGGTCTTTCAACAATGTCCCTCAACCACATGCTATTCTATATTATTCTCAAAGAACCACCAAAGGGGGGTTGCTCATATGTGAAGCCACAGGTGTTTCTGACACTGCTCAAGGGTAAAACTAAAACTTCCTGTTGTTCAATTTCTCATTCTAAAGGTTTAAAAAGTAattattgtatttatttatttactttgttTCTCCTTAATGTAGATACCCGCATACTCCCGGTATTTGGACAAAAGAGCAGGTAGAAGCCTGGAAACCCATAGTCAATGCTG
The sequence above is a segment of the Telopea speciosissima isolate NSW1024214 ecotype Mountain lineage chromosome 7, Tspe_v1, whole genome shotgun sequence genome. Coding sequences within it:
- the LOC122669093 gene encoding elongation factor 1-gamma-like isoform X2, encoding MALVLHSGNTNSNAFKTLIAAEYSGIQVELVKNFEMGVSNKTPEFLKMNPLGKIPVLETPDGPVFESNAIARYVTRLKSDNPLYGSSLIDYAQIEQWIDFSTTEIDSNIRRWLYPRFGLMPYLPPVEETAISALKRALGALNMHLASNTYLVGHSVTLADIIMVCNLWFGFFFAMTKSFTSEFPHVERYFWTMVNQPNFHKILGEVKQTEAVPPIQSAKKPSQPKEPAKPKLKNEIKKEVKEEPAKMILDDWKRLYSNTKTNFREVAIKGFWDMYDPEGYSLWFCDYKYNDENTVSFVTLNKVGGFLQRMDLARKYAFGKMLVIGSESPFKVKGLWLFRGQDIPQFVLDECYDMELYEWVKVDISDKAQKERVNQMIEDQEPFEGEALLDAKCFK
- the LOC122669093 gene encoding elongation factor 1-gamma-like isoform X1, whose amino-acid sequence is MALVLHSGNTNSNAFKTLIAAEYSGIQVELVKNFEMGVSNKTPEFLKMNPLGKIPVLETPDGPVFESNAIARYVTRLKSDNPLYGSSLIDYAQIEQWIDFSTTEIDSNIRRWLYPRFGLMPYLPPVEETAISALKRALGALNMHLASNTYLVGHSVTLADIIMVCNLWFGFFFAMTKSFTSEFPHVERYFWTMVNQPNFHKILGEVKQTEAVPPIQSAKKPSQPKEPAKPKLKNEIKKEVKEEPAKPDDAKEEEAPKPKPKNPLDLLPPSKMILDDWKRLYSNTKTNFREVAIKGFWDMYDPEGYSLWFCDYKYNDENTVSFVTLNKVGGFLQRMDLARKYAFGKMLVIGSESPFKVKGLWLFRGQDIPQFVLDECYDMELYEWVKVDISDKAQKERVNQMIEDQEPFEGEALLDAKCFK